A single region of the Nakaseomyces glabratus chromosome D, complete sequence genome encodes:
- a CDS encoding uncharacterized protein (CAGL0D06710g~Protein of unknown function), with protein sequence MKSHALTGYLIRQLAYAINRSVTSSNSRVNISKIFLLSLILLTIYPVLGSNVSAFDLCETTAKSKSDIFSIGTLAQRDMGIEFLKDKVNQPNIRELINNVLHYDVDLDLEMRIFFESIDLESIDYNVNHISVRWLSKRQCYILYSVLSIYRRNEQPNDFRHDIVIGRLFDEGWNELHGRIITHTDVGLPENFKSRLELLYREFNLSELCFWRDDGNQINLENDVNECILKLRNLDPSRSEELNTLISDVFIAFPNIIKPMTLSYWGKNYIDQMMFLIAKKKDEPILVYSERPDSANSNKRFFLAMPFHKRFTTLELFIPKMFANIIDDNWKIKLPEIIENNFQDDFLLDTNAFLFDINGKSEHKLFCQPELALCNSDLHLD encoded by the coding sequence ATGAAAAGCCATGCTTTGACTGGTTACTTAATTCGACAGTTGGCATATGCAATAAATCGTTCTGTGACCTCGTCAAATTCTAGAGTCAACATAAGCAAGATATTCTTATTATCCTTGATACTTTTGACTATATATCCAGTTTTGGGTTCAAATGTGTCTGCATTTGATCTGTGTGAGACTACAGCGAAGAGCAAAAGTGATATATTCTCAATAGGAACTCTAGCACAGAGGGACATGGgtattgaatttttgaaagataaAGTGAACCAGCCCAATATAAGagaattaataaataatgtATTGCATTATGATGTGGATTTAGATTTAGAAAtgagaatattttttgaatcaATCGACTTAGAAAGCATTGATTATAATGTAAATCACATTTCTGTTCGATGGCTTTCTAAAAGGCAATGCTATATTCTATATTCCGTACTGAGTATATATAGACGGAATGAACAACCAAATGATTTTAGACATGACATAGTAATTGGACGATTGTTTGATGAGGGTTGGAACGAGTTACATGGTAGAATTATAACACATACAGATGTTGGCTTACCAGAGAATTTTAAGAGTAGACTAGAATTGCTTTATCGAGAATTTAACCTATCAGAACTTTGCTTTTGGAGAGATGATGGCAACCAAATTAACTTGGAGAACGATGTTAATGAATGCATTTTGAAATTACGAAACTTAGACCCTAGTAGATCTGAAGAACTTAATACATTAATATCAGATGTTTTCATAGCATTTCCGAATATAATCAAGCCTATGACTTTGTCCTATTGGGGTAAAAATTACATTGATCAAATGATGTTTTTgatagcaaagaaaaaagatgAACCTATCCTGGTTTATAGTGAACGACCTGATTCGGCAAATTCCAACAAGCGTTTTTTCTTGGCAATGCCTTTTCACAAGCGTTTTACAACTCTCGAATTATTTATTCCTAAAATGTTTGCAAACATTATCGATGACAATTGGAAAATTAAGCTTCCTGAGATAATAGAGAATAATTTCCAAGatgattttcttcttgatacAAACGCGTTCCTTTTTGACATAAATGGTAAGTCCGAACACAAACTCTTTTGTCAACCAGAGCTAGCTTTGTGTAATAGCGATTTACATCTGGATTAG